The DNA sequence CTCTCATTTCAGGAGCGTTAGGCATTGGAGTAGCAAATTTCAACTGTTCCGATAATCCCTGTACGTCTGGATCGTTCTTAACGTATGGATCTTCAAGTGCTTGGAGGTTTGTAGGAATTTCTGCAACCATCTTAGCCATAGCGAGCTGTGATTCTGGTGAATTTAACCATTCAACAAACTTCTTAACAGCAGCAGCTCTTGCATCATCTTTAGCAACTTTAGGATTCAAGATGACAACCTTCGCACCACTGTAAGGAGCAGGCATTCCGCCACCGTTAAGTGTTGGGATAGGAGCAAGACCATATTCGATCTTTGAATCTTTCAACTGTTTGAAGAGCCATGGTCCACAAATTGTAAACGCTGCTTTACCTTCTTTGAAGAGAGCGTTAGCTACGTCTGAGTTTGCTTCCTTAGGAGTAATCTTATGAGTGTACTTGAAGTCATATACGAGTTGTGCCATCTTTTTCATAGCGTCAGTATTAAGTGTGATGTTGTTATCATCATCTAATACCTTACCGCCGAATCCACCAAGGTAACCCATTATAAAGTATGGTTCTACCATGTCATAAACCAAACCGTACTGTTTAGGTGCATTTGTAAGTTCTTTTGCTTTTGCTATAAGCTCATCCATTGTCTTTGGAGCTTCTGCTACAAGCTTTTTGTTGTAGATAAGCATTACTGCATTACCTAATCTGTAAGGGATACCATAGATTTTATCTTTGAATTTATACTGATTTACTACATCCTGGTTTAACTGAGCATAGAATTCTGCAGGCATAAATGTGTCAAGTTCAAGAGCTGTACCAGCAGTTGCAAACAATCCTATACTGTCATGTGGTGCAAGAGTGATATCAGGTCCCTGTCCAGCAGCAACCTGTGTCTGCCAGTTGGTTCTAATATCATTGTCATTGTTGTGGATTCTCTTTACTTTGATGTTAGGATTTGCATCTGTAAACTTAACAAGAAATGCCTTCCACCAGTCTTCTTTGAAAACGTTAGGATCATCAAATTCTGAGAATGAAATCTCAATAGGTTTTGCATCTTCCACTTTCTTTGTTTCTTCAGCCTTTGTGCTTCCACTGTTGTCAGTAGTTGTAGGTGTTTCTGTCTTGTCACCACAACCTGCTGTACCTACTACGAGAGTGAAAACCATCATTACGGCCAACACAGCTGTCAATACCTTTTTTACTTGCTTTGACATTTAATTTTTCCCCCTTGTTATATATTTTTCTTTTATAAAAAGACTTTAAAGTCCTTTTACCTATGTTTTGTGCACATATTTGCACAGTTGGTAAATAATTCTCCTGATTCTCTATACTTTTCTGAGTGTCGACTGCCGAATCACCAGTTCTGCCGGTACTATAGCCCTGTTATAACTCTTATAGTCGCTATTAATACCCACTGTCAGCAGTTCAAATGCATTGGAACCCAAGCTGAAAGCATTTACCTCTACAGATGTCAAAGGTGGAATAAAATGATCGGAAAGCGGAGTATTGTTAAACCCAGCAACTGCTACATCCTCCGGAATTTTCAATCCGGATTCTGTCAGATACTTGATTGCTCCAAATGCAAGGAAATCATCACATGCAATAACCCCGGTTGGTCCTGTTTTTTTGTCCATCAGTTTCTTCATTTGTTCGTATCCTGTATCATCAATGAACTTACCTTCTATGGTAAGATCCTCATCGAAAGCAATATTGTGGTCCTCTAAAGCTTTTTTGTACCCCTTTAGACGGTCCAGAGTAACAACAACCCCTGAAGAAAATCCTATCAAAGCAATTCTTTTATGTCCCTGATCTATAAAATGTTTTGTTAAATTATATGCTATTGAATAATTGTTATTATCAACCCAGTTAACTGCCTGATCATTTGAAGGTCTGCCAACAACCACAAACGGAAATTCTTTCTTTGAAAGCTCAGTGATAGTGGGGTCATTCACCCTTGAGGCCAGAAGTATAATCCCCTCTGCTATCCCCCCATTTGCCAGATCGTTAACTATTTGTTTCTCTTCTTTAATACTTGTAGCACTGGATATCAGTATTTTATAGTCATTTTTATGTGCTACCGAGATTATTCCTCTTATTATCTCCGGAATAAAAGGATGTTGAAATGCTTTTTCTGTAGTACCCGGAACAACCAGACCGACTATCTTTGTAGATTTGTTTGCCAGCGAACGTGCTATCATGTTTGGATGATAATTCATATCCTTCATTATTTTCAATATCTTTTCGCGAGTGGCAATACTGATTCTGGGATTGTTTGCGATTACCCTTGATACAGTTGAAGGTGACACATTAGCAACCTTCGCTATATCATTAATTGTTACCCCCATACTACACCTCATCAGTTTAGTTTGTGCATCCGCTTGCACTACATTTATATAATAGCACCAACTTTATCCACCGTCAATAGTATTTTTAGAAACAGCAAGCAAATCGCTAAATAATACGCAAACAGCTGAAACCCGCACAGTTATTGAGTATTTTAACACCCCTACTGTGCCGGCAAAACTTTTTTCCGATAAAAATTTTCGAAATCTGTACCGAGTAGTTTGTGCCAACATTTGCACAATAATTTCAAAAAGGTTTCTATATAATTTACATACTATTATTATTTTCGTATCTTGAGGAAACTCCAAAACTTGTGAATAAGAATTCTGCTTGTAACAATTAAGCTTTTTGAGTGGATTAATTAACAAATACACTTATTAAAGAACAAGTTCTATATTTTTTTTATTTATAATAATCTATTCTATGAATTAGTAAAAATTCCTTCTTTTTTTACAATATTTTTATATTCTATATATATTCAAAGCTATTTTAGTATATACTTAATAATGATATAATAGTCATAGATTAAGGAAGAATATGTTATGGTTTTTAGTTACAAGGTAATAGATTAATACTGTGCGCCTACCCGCAAGTCATGTTTATTATTAGTCAATTACCGACAAATAAAATTTAGCAATCAACATAATCCATAGTTTGAGGGGGTTTATAAATTGAAGCAAAAGATTTTCGTTTTTTTGCTGGCAGTAGTATTCCTGTTTTCGCAGGTGACAGTAGTTGAAGCCAGAGGATCAAGAGGCCGGAGTTTCGGAGGCGGTTTCTCCAAAAGTTCAAGTGGATACTTCGGTTCATCAAAATCTAAGAGTTCCGGAGGCCTATTCTCAAAGAAATCAAGCGGCTCTTCAAAGAGCAGCAGCGGCTATACGGGCAGCAGTAAAAAGAATTCCAGCTCATCAGGAGATTCATCAAGAAGTACACCTGGTTCCTATTCTACTGGTAGTAATACCAAGAGTAAAAACTCGTTTTTCTCAGGATCAAAATCAAAAAAAAGCTCATACATGCAGGATACCTACAATAAACAAGCTTCAAGCTCCAAATTCAACTCATATAAGCAAAACTTGAATTCAGAGCAAAAGCGTGTATATGACAGTACAATGAATACAAACTACCGGGTTAAGGACAGGATGAGCTTTGAAGATGCGATGCAGTCCAGACCAACCAGAATAAATAACTTCAACAAAAGGCCGATCTTCATAAACGTGAACAGAGGTTATTTCGGCGGCCCGATGGGTTACGGCTCCGCATTTATCGGTCCGTGGGATATGTTTTTCCTGATGACTGCCTCCCACATGTTCTGGTATCATCACTGGAATGAAATCCGTCCATACAGGGATCATTTCAATCAAGCAGAGTTTGACAGGTTGGAAGCACGTGTAAAAGAGCTGGAAAGGGAAAACAACGGTATAAGAGATCCAAACTATATGGAACCGGGAATAGATCCGGATCTTCAATTTTCAAAAGAATACCAGCAAAAGCATCTTGACAACATATACTATACAAACAAGTATTCACAGCCTGCCACCAACCCTTTTGCTATTATTTTAGTTATACTGGTTATAG is a window from the Clostridia bacterium genome containing:
- a CDS encoding LacI family transcriptional regulator, which gives rise to MRCSMGVTINDIAKVANVSPSTVSRVIANNPRISIATREKILKIMKDMNYHPNMIARSLANKSTKIVGLVVPGTTEKAFQHPFIPEIIRGIISVAHKNDYKILISSATSIKEEKQIVNDLANGGIAEGIILLASRVNDPTITELSKKEFPFVVVGRPSNDQAVNWVDNNNYSIAYNLTKHFIDQGHKRIALIGFSSGVVVTLDRLKGYKKALEDHNIAFDEDLTIEGKFIDDTGYEQMKKLMDKKTGPTGVIACDDFLAFGAIKYLTESGLKIPEDVAVAGFNNTPLSDHFIPPLTSVEVNAFSLGSNAFELLTVGINSDYKSYNRAIVPAELVIRQSTLRKV
- a CDS encoding maltose ABC transporter substrate-binding protein, with translation MSKQVKKVLTAVLAVMMVFTLVVGTAGCGDKTETPTTTDNSGSTKAEETKKVEDAKPIEISFSEFDDPNVFKEDWWKAFLVKFTDANPNIKVKRIHNNDNDIRTNWQTQVAAGQGPDITLAPHDSIGLFATAGTALELDTFMPAEFYAQLNQDVVNQYKFKDKIYGIPYRLGNAVMLIYNKKLVAEAPKTMDELIAKAKELTNAPKQYGLVYDMVEPYFIMGYLGGFGGKVLDDDNNITLNTDAMKKMAQLVYDFKYTHKITPKEANSDVANALFKEGKAAFTICGPWLFKQLKDSKIEYGLAPIPTLNGGGMPAPYSGAKVVILNPKVAKDDARAAAVKKFVEWLNSPESQLAMAKMVAEIPTNLQALEDPYVKNDPDVQGLSEQLKFATPMPNAPEMRAVWDALKAKFALVMSGKLTPEEAPAVFQAEAEKIAKNQLGKK